The Panicum hallii strain FIL2 chromosome 5, PHallii_v3.1, whole genome shotgun sequence genome contains the following window.
TTCAGCTATAGCATAGATTTGTGACCTGTGCAATTGCCATCTCAGATTCGTCGTTGCACTCACGCTTCTAGGAGATCTGAATGTAACTTCCTGGGTACATTGAGATTTCATATTTTTATGGCAAGTTACTCCTGGTTTTGCTTTGAATTGGTTCATAGTGCTCAAGTTAACCTCTCTTTCAATTCTACCCCAACATATTTGGTTTTATTGACGATTTAACTCGTCGGGACATTCTTACACGACCCTTTGGCAGAAAAGGTAACGGGGACAGAGAAATTAACACAGATATACTTATTCAGAAAACATCAGACGACAGACATTCTCTTTTGCATTACGAAGTTTCAAGCCCAGCATGCCTCAACAAAAGCACATCTGATAGGTAAGGTGTAGAAAGACACAGAGCGACCTTCTCCTCACCACTCGCCACAACTCACTTGCACTGCTCTGACCTCTTCCCAGCTTCGATTGATGATCCCCTCAGGCGACCTTAACCTCGATGGTCTTGGGCTTCttgggctccggcggcggcagcttctCCACGGTCACCGTGAGCACGCCGTCCTTGCACACAGCGGAGATCTTGTCCATGTCGGCGTTGTCCGGCAGCACGAACTTGCGCATGAACTTGCCCATCCGCCGCTCCATCCGCAGGTACTTGGCGTCCTCGCGCTCCTCcctgcgccgctcgccgctgatCACCAGCACCCGCTCGTCCTCCACCTGCACCTTGATGTCGCCCGTGCCAAGCCCCGGCATGTCCACCACGAAGGAGTAGGCCCCCGGGAGCTCCTTGACGTCGGCCGGGGTCGCCGCCATGGCGTGCGCGTCGCGGACGTAGGTGCGCGTGGGGCCGCTCCCCGCCGCGCTCGCCTTGTCGCCGACCTCGCCGTCCGGGACGTCAAGAAGGTGCTGCAGCGCCGCCATCAGGGGAGTCTCCAGCCCGAACATCCACGCATCCATCTCGCCGCCGCGGATCTTGGCCTCTCTCGACtgctttggtggtttggtttttGTTGATTTGCGGATTGCTCAGGTGTTCGTGTGATTCTTGGTGCGGGAGTGACGAGGCGAGAGGGCTGGCTATATATGCCGGCGATGGAAGGTGAAGTCTGGAAGGCGATGGAAGGTTCTGAAAGGACAGGGACCGAgcgcggggcgcggcgaggGAGCGGCGTTGGCGCGGGTGTGATGCTGGGGAAGGATCTAGAATATATGAGAGCTTCTGCTGTTGGAAATCCAGGAGACAATTGATTTTTCTGGACCCACTTGTCATCTCTTATGTTATGACACGTGCCTGTGGGGTCCTATCTTTATCCATTCTCTTCCGGTGAGATATTTATG
Protein-coding sequences here:
- the LOC112895118 gene encoding 17.5 kDa class II heat shock protein-like translates to MDAWMFGLETPLMAALQHLLDVPDGEVGDKASAAGSGPTRTYVRDAHAMAATPADVKELPGAYSFVVDMPGLGTGDIKVQVEDERVLVISGERRREEREDAKYLRMERRMGKFMRKFVLPDNADMDKISAVCKDGVLTVTVEKLPPPEPKKPKTIEVKVA